The following proteins are co-located in the Silene latifolia isolate original U9 population chromosome 1, ASM4854445v1, whole genome shotgun sequence genome:
- the LOC141607758 gene encoding large ribosomal subunit protein eL13y, with product MVRHNNVVPNAHFKKHWQNYVKTWFNQPARKTRRRNARQNKAVKIFPRPTAGPLRPIVHGQTLKYNMKIRAGRGFSLEELKQAGIPKKYAPTVGIAVDHRRRNRSLEGLQANVQRLKTYKAKLVVFPRRSHKSKAGDSTAEELATATQVQGDFMPIHREKPAMEVVKVTDEMKSLNAYAKLRLERTNKRHQGARLKRAAEAEKEDKK from the exons ATGGTGAGACATAACAATGTTGTGCCAAATGCGCACTTTAAGAAGCATTGGCAAAACTATGTTAAGACCTGGTTCAACCAGCCAGCTCGCAAGACAAGAAGACGGAATG CGAGGCAAAATAAGGCGGTGAAGATCTTTCCAAGGCCCACTGCTGGACCTCTTCGCCCTATTGTTCATGGCCAGACATtgaaatacaacatgaaaattaGAGCTGGCAGAGGATTTTCTCTTGAAGAGCTGAAG CAAGCAGGTATTCCAAAAAAATATGCACCAACTGTCGGCATTGCCGTTGATCACCGTCGTAGAAACCGGTCTTTAGAAGGTCTCCAAGCTAATGTTCAGAGGCTAAAGACCTACAAGGCTAAGCTTGTTGTCTTCCCAAGGCGTTCACATAAGTCCAAG GCTGGTGATTCTACCGCAGAGGAACTTGCTACTGCCACACAGGTCCAAGGGGACTTCATGCCTATCCATAGAGAAAAGCCAGCTATGGAGGTTGTGAAGGTTACCGACGAAATGAAGTCACTTAATGCTTATGCCAAGTTGCGTCTTGAGAGGACAAACAAACGCCACCAGGGTGCTAGACTTAAGAGAGCTGCTGAGGCAGAGAAGGAAGACAAGAAGTGA
- the LOC141597180 gene encoding putative polyamine transporter At1g31830 translates to MEGSTNVWCVTETGDHQVVTNATPTLTMTGEKTHHSSRSSQVSDNLGAPNGAENPTIINVQPSSSPKKYRKVSILPLVFLIFFEVCGGPFGSEDTVRAAGPLLALIGFLVVPMVWSMPEALITAEMSTMFPENGGYVVWVSAALGEYWGFQQGWMKWLSGVIDNALYPVLFLDYLKLVIPVFSHGYPRVLAIVILTVALTYMNYRGLTIVGWTAVFLGVASMLPFVIMGFISIPKLKPSRWLVADVHSIKWSLYLNTLFWNLHYWDSISTLVGEVHNPKKTLPKALFYALIMVICAYFFPLLTATGAIPLNRESWTDGYLADVARTIGGSWLCWWVQLAAALSSMGMFLAEMSSDSFQLLGMGDRGMLPQIFSKRSRHGTPILGILFSASGVLALSWLEFDDIVAAENFLYCFGMILEFMAFLVLRIKHPDLDRPYKIPIGRVGCILMCIPPTALICLVLTFSSVKVLVVSLIAVVIGLVLQPGLTYVKKRGWVKFSTSASLPDLRFRVHADETIGSQGV, encoded by the exons ATGGAAGGTTCAACAAATGTATGGTGTGTCACAGAAACAGGCGATCATCAAGTAGTAACTAATGCCACTCCCACTCTTACTATGACTGGAGAG AAAACTCATCATTCAAGTAGAAGCAGTCAAGTATCAGATAATCTTGGAGCACCCAATGGAGCCGAAAATCCTACTATAATCAACGTTCAACCATCATCCTCACCTAAAAAATATCGGAAAGTTTCAATACTACCCCTTGTGTTTCTAATATTCTTTGAGGTATGTGGAGGACCGTTTGGGTCGGAGGACACTGTACGAGCAGCCGGACCTTTGCTAGCCCTAATTGGGTTCTTAGTAGTACCTATGGTATGGTCTATGCCCGAGGCCTTAATCACTGCCGAAATGAGCACAATGTTCCCTGAAAATGGAGGCTATGTTGTATGGGTTTCAGCCGCTTTAGGCGAATACTGGGGTTTTCAACAAGGTTGGATGAAATGGTTAAGCGGAGTTATTGATAATGCTTTATATCCCGTTTTATTCCTTGATTACTTGAAATTAGTAATTCCTGTGTTTAGTCATGGTTATCCAAGGGTTTTGGCTATTGTTATTTTGACGGTTGCTTTGACTTATATGAACTATAGAGGGCTAACAATTGTCGGGTGGACTGCTGTTTTTCTGGGTGTCGCAAGTATGCTTCCCTTTGTTATAATGGGTTTTATTTCAATTCCGAAACTGAAGCCTTCAAGATGGTTAGTGGCTGATGTTCACAGTATAAAATGGAGTTTGTATCTCAACACTCTATTTTGGAATCTACATTATTGGGATTCGATTAGTACCCTTGTCGGAGAAGTGCATAACCCGAAAAAGACGCTTCCAAAGGCGTTGTTCTATGCTTTAATCATGGTCATTTGTGCTTATTTCTTTCCCCTTTTAACCGCCACTGGTGCAATCCCACTTAACAGGGAATCATGGACTGATGGTTACTTAGCTGACGTGGCAAGGACCATTGGTGGGTCATGGTTATGTTGGTGGGTCCAATTAGCAGCCGCGTTGTCTAGCATGGGAATGTTTCTAGCCGAAATGAGTAGTGACTCGTTTCAACTTTTAGGCATGGGAGACCGAGGAATGCTACCTCAAATATTTTCCAAAAGATCTCGTCATGGAACCCCTATACTTGGGATACTATTCTCTGCTTCTGGAGTACTTGCACTATCATGGTTGGAATTTGATGATATTGTGGCCGCAGAAAACTTCTTGTATTGTTTCGGGATGATACTGGAATTTATGGCGTTTTTGGTGTTGAGAATTAAACATCCGGACCTTGATAGGCCTTATAAGATCCCTATAGGAAGAGTTGGGTGTATTTTGATGTGTATTCCTCCAACCGCGCTAATATGTTTGGTTTTGACGTTTTCATCAGTAAAAGTGTTGGTTGTTAGCCTTATTGCTGTGGTGATTGGGCTAGTATTGCAGCCTGGTCTTACGTATGTGAAGAAGAGAGGATGGGTGAAGTTCTCTACAAGTGCATCTCTTCCCGATCTTCGATTTCGAGTTCATGCTGATGAGACTATTGGATCCCAAGGTGTATGA